One Solanum pennellii chromosome 9, SPENNV200 DNA segment encodes these proteins:
- the LOC107030018 gene encoding uncharacterized protein LOC107030018 yields the protein MSPYQHVYGKTFHLPVELENKVVLAMKKLKMDWNEAEEQRLNGLNEFDEFPLKSYESLALYKEKMKKYHDQKIKRREFEVGDLVLLFNSRLRLFSGKIKYKWTGPFLITHVFPHGVVELYNKKGARFKVNGKESKSTSGMRKMRMKWLRQTILMKSG from the coding sequence ATGTCACCATATCAACATGTATATGGGAAGACTTTTCACttgccggttgagttagagaaTAAGGTCGTGTTGGCAATGAAGAAACttaaaatggattggaatgaagcagaaGAACAGAgattaaatgggttgaatgagttTGATGAGTTCCCCTTGAAGTCATATGAAAGTttagccctctacaaagaaaagatgaagaagtaccatgaccaaaagattaaAAGGCGCGAATTTgaggttggggatttggtgcttttgttcaactctaggttgcgcttgttttcGGGCAAAATCAAGTacaaatggactggtccattcttgatcactCACGTGTTCCCTCATGGTGTAGTTGAGTTATATAACAAGAAGGGTGCAAGGTTCAAGGTAAATGgcaaagaatcaaaatctaccTCGGGCATGCGTAAAATGcgaatgaagtggttgaggcagaccatcttgatgaagtctgggTAA